Below is a window of Cellulosilyticum sp. I15G10I2 DNA.
AAGATATAGACTATGTGCAGGAAAATATAGTTATACGCTATGATCTCAATAAAGTTAAAAAGATAGCAGCAGGAGGCAGTGAAAGACAGGATTCTGTATATAATGGATTACTTAAAGTAGATAGAGATACAAACTATGTTATGATTCATGATGGAGCCCGTCCTTTTATTTCAAAAAAAGTAATACTTAATTGCCTTAAAAAGGCAAAGGAAACTGGAGCCAGCATTGTAGCTGTTCCTGTAAAAGATACAATCAAAATATGTGATACAAAAACGCATCAAGTAGAGCAAACACCTAACAGAGATACTCTGTGGGCTGTACAGACACCGCAAATTTTTTCTTTTGAGTTATTAATGAAGGCTTATCAACATGCTAAGGCTAATCATTTACAAGTAACAGATGATAGTATGATTGTAGAAGCACTTGGAAAAGAGGTGTATATTACACAAGGAGAATATACAAATATAAAGGTGACAACAGCAGAAGATCTCATTATTGCAGAAGCTATTTTAAATGAATTTAGATGATGATAAGTGATTAAACTACAAAAACATAAAGAATGTAGGAAATTTAAAAAAACTGAAAAAAAGTGTTGACCTATGACAAATGCTATGGTATATTAAATAAGCACTACGGCGGGCAACAAAAACTTGCTTCTTAAATAGAAAAAAGTTATTGACAAGCTGAAAAGTGTAGTATAAAATATATTAGGTCGGCGCAAGCTAACTAATATTATAGTGTGGAGAGATGGTCGAGTTGGTTTAAGGCACCGGTCTTGAAAACCGGCGAACGTGAGAGCGTTCCGTGGGTTCGAATCCCACTCTCTCCGTTTTTTAATCTGAGAAAGCTTAAAAAAGTGGAGAAGCACTAAGGAGAAGTACCCAAGTGGTCGAAGGGGCTCCCCTGGAAAGGGAGTAGGTCGTTAGTAGCGGCGCGAGGGTTCGAATCCCTCCTTCTCCGCCAATTTAGCTCAAAGGGTTAAAAAAGTTTGAACTTTGAAAATAAAATAGTAACCATAAAACCAGTCGATTCAATAGAACTTTATACAAAGTTCATAGAGCTTCACATAGAAACTTATACTAAGTTTCATTGCAAGTTCGAATCAAGTGCTTAAAGAATAGTAATGTTCTTTAAAAGTACAAGTAATTAAGTCAAATACAACGTAACAGTTGTAGGGCAAACTTTTATATGAGAGTTTGATCCTGGCTCAGGATGAACGCTGGCGGCGTGCTTAACACATGCAAGTCGAACGGACTAAGAGAGCTTGCTCTCTTAGTTAGTGGCGGACGGGTGAGTAACGCGTG
It encodes the following:
- the ispD gene encoding 2-C-methyl-D-erythritol 4-phosphate cytidylyltransferase yields the protein MDKVSVVIVAGGSGKRMGLAIKKQYILLKEKEILAHTIEAFENCEFINEIILVVAEEDIDYVQENIVIRYDLNKVKKIAAGGSERQDSVYNGLLKVDRDTNYVMIHDGARPFISKKVILNCLKKAKETGASIVAVPVKDTIKICDTKTHQVEQTPNRDTLWAVQTPQIFSFELLMKAYQHAKANHLQVTDDSMIVEALGKEVYITQGEYTNIKVTTAEDLIIAEAILNEFR